In Saccopteryx leptura isolate mSacLep1 chromosome 11, mSacLep1_pri_phased_curated, whole genome shotgun sequence, the following proteins share a genomic window:
- the POM121L2 gene encoding POM121-like protein 2, which yields MGSFLGKSGPPPSREEGRTDLSQRPVIRRLSQALHQVHRVQHIHRAHPASRLRPARRPRNWDPTNPTSWVVNEAWRRFPMRQPQNSIGGPHPSDWWESYFKRTIWSLRHPRAEWSPVTIKITPPERRRLSATSAAQAISLVVDPSPSEKPPDLCAKETVLRVLRECEEESLRLEEPPSLSSGRSDSKRSPDDRPSTFKPLMKSGDLTFFVPSVELLKRSLDSRSSDHSLNKRPISSLVSSLASSHTGGTLSSERNAITSSYSSSRNFSKPWKRSFPYASLQMPEWPVKKKKGHQCHSPVPLPSEESPAASGSTGQQNEQIPWLFSSPGTLLSLNPPSQLGYAVSAENLVLRVKAGLQWSNKTRKDTTEVTTHPVPDTQSAILPSLSLTLSSTGTAPNQGTNPQVAAPGSLVSPQSTGEGISVAHSPLKTPSLLAPQGCSQSEALAAPSSDSKFSAAVTLPSPVSTTAPVTDTTQPPPTCQTDRSARLPDPPAINPEALSTQRTLFGMVRPAHHLSASVPPAATSADPTSKPSLGPLPNSETGDALPSKISVTVAAYSPAGISMPSFKPIFGSIGLIKTMPMTAPLSYKQTSLPTPPASTHFLHDLVKATSVAMPTTPASTSKDSSFKPPLDFGIVGVTSTMDNTYSIPSTSHTSFLGASHAFRTSFSPVTGLVFPPPQHSTIPMVTTDNIFSQVIFSAVQLPPSKSTANVKGKGSSVANSALITTSQPTLSSGISNLASALAVPLRSSSKPPLSVSLGATLQPAFGAADGQKQDPPQPAPGPSFNSSSTLGNSAVASPTLTPAQSAFSIPTQSTFGVSTPSASTSHISASIQPHVGSTPAGFPPGQPSSTHSEGVTQTHKSGACGSVFGSTAPRPFAFGRLVTPMDWEESGVSRTVPDMSSNSGVFSIGARASGASGTVIPFGKGGSQNIQGVTSQSTPFALGRASISARKIIFGGPSMAPLAQSIPVPRPDKTGSSFGFGISSPPAQGSFGKWSFNSSAPSFSIGANPKTPKSREHSHSRRHHARRK from the coding sequence ATGGGCAGTTTCTTGGGCAAATCGGGACCCCCGCCATCCCGGGAAGAGGGGCGCACAGATCTGTCCCAAAGGCCAGTAATCCGCCGGCTCTCTCAGGCCCTTCACCAGGTCCATCGGGTTCAGCACATCCATCGCGCCCACCCTGCCTCGCGGCTCAGACCTGCGAGAAGGCCACGGAACTGGGACCCCACCAACCCTACCTCGTGGGTAGTGAATGAGGCCTGGAGGCGCTTTCCCATGAGGCAGCCCCAGAATTCCATTGGGGGGCCTCATCCCTCAGACTGGTGGGAAAGTTACTTCAAGAGAACTATTTGGTCTCTTCGGCACCCCAGGGCAGAATGGAGCCCAGTGACCATCAAGATCACTCCTCCCGAGCGGAGAAGGCTTTCTGCCACGTCAGCAGCACAAGCCATCAGCTTAGTTGTTGATCCCTCACCCTCTGAGAAGCCGCCAGATCTATGTGCAAAGGAGACAGTGCTCAGGGTCCTCAGAGAGTGCGAAGAAGAGAGTCTGAGGTTGGAAGAACCACCGTCTCTGTCCTCTGGAAGGTCGGACAGTAAGAGGAGTCCAGATGACAGACCATCTACATTTAAGCCTCTGATGAAAAGTGGAGACCTCACTTTCTTTGTGCCCAGTGTTGAGCTTCTGAAGAGAAGCCTCGACTCCAGGAGCTCAGACCACAGCTTGAACAAGAGACCCATTTCCTCCTTGGTGAGCTCCTTGGCCAGTTCGCACACAGGTGGCACCCTCAGCTCAGAAAGAAATGCTATTACAAGCTCTTATAGCTCTTCTAGAAATTTCTCTAAGCCTTGGAAGAGAAGCTTTCCCTATGCATCCCTCCAGATGCCAGAGTGgccagtaaaaaagaaaaaaggtcatCAGTGTCACTCTCCAGTGCCACTGCCATCAGAGGAGTCCCCAGCAGCGTCTGGCAGCACTGGACAGCAAAATGAGCAGATTCCATGGCTGTTCTCTAGCCCTGGGACCTTGTTGTCCTTGAATCCACCTTCCCAGCTTGGTTATGCAGTCTCTGCTGAGAACCTGGTCTTAAGGGTGAAAGCTGGACTCCAATGGAGCAACAAAACCAGGAAAGATACAACAGAGGTCACCACACATCCTGTCCCTGACACTCAGTCTGCTATTTTGCCTTCCCTGTCTCTCACCCTGTCTTCCACAGGTACGGCTCCAAACCAGGGCACAAATCCTCAGGTGGCAGCTCCAGGCTCACTGGTCTCCCCACAGTCTACAGGAGAGGGAATCAGTGTGGCCCACTCACCTCTGAAGACACCCAGCCTGCTGGCCCCACAAGGCTGCTCACAATCGGAGGCCCTTGCAGCCCCCTCTTCAGACTCAAAGTTCTCAGCTGCTGTAACCCTTCCATCCCCTGTTTCTACCACAGCACCAGTCACTGACACTACACAGCCACCTCCCACCTGTCAGACTGACAGGTCTGCCAGGCTCCCAGACCCACCTGCCATTAACCCCGAAGCACTCTCTACACAAAGAACTTTGTTTGGAATGGTGAGACCAGCTCACCATCTTTCTGCATCTGTACCTCCCGCTGCAACTTCTGCTGACCCCACATCAAAACCTAGTTTGGGGCCACTACCCAACAGCGAGACTGGAGATGCCTTGCCTTCCAAAATCTCAGTCACAGTTGCGGCATATTCACCTGCAGGCATCTCAATGCCCAGCTTCAAGCCCATCTTTGGCAGCATAGGACTAATTAAAACTATGCCCATGACAGCTCCTTTGTCTTACAAGCAGACCTCTCTTCCAACTCCACCTGCTTCAACCCATTTCTTGCATGACCTGGTCAAGGCTACCTCTGTAGCCATGCCCACCACCCCAGCCAGTACATCCAAAGACTCTTCTTTCAAGCCACCTCTGGATTTTGGTATAGTGGGTGTTACCAGTACCATGGACAACACGTACTCCATCCCTTCCACTTCTCACACTTCCTTCCTTGGGGCTTCCCATGCCTTCAGGACCAGCTTCTCCCCGGTCACAGGCCTCGTTTTCCCACCTCCCCAGCATTCTACCATTCCCATGGTAACCACAGACAACATCTTtagccaagttatttttagtgctgtCCAGCTACCCCCCAGTAAAAGCACTGCTAACGTTAAGGGCAAAGGCAGCTCGGTGGCGAACTCAGCCCTCATAACCACGAGCCAACCCACACTGTCATCCGGCATCTCCAATCTGGCCTCAGCACTTGCAGTTCCTTTGCGGTCAAGCTCAAAACCACCTTTATCAGTATCTTTAGGAGCCACTCTTCAGCCTGCATTTGGGGCTGCAGATGGGCAAAAGCAAGATCCCCCCCAACCAGCCCCTGGCCCAAGCTTTAATAGCTCTTCCACTCTTGGAAACTCAGCAGTGGCATCCCCAACCCTAACTCCAGCTCAGTCAGCCTTCAGCATTCCCACGCAGTCAACTTTTGGGGTGTCGACACCCTCAGCCTCCACCTCTCACATCTCTGCCAGCATCCAGCCACATGTAGGCAGCACTCCAGCAGGTTTTCCCCCTGGTCAACCTAGTTCCACTCATTCTGAAGGGGTCACCCAGACTCACAAAAGTGGAGCTTGTGGCTCAGTGTTTGGCAGCACAGCCCCACGACCTTTTGCCTTTGGGAGATTAGTGACCCCTATGGACTGGGAAGAGTCCGGGGTCAGCAGGACTGTCCCAGACATGAGCTCTAACTCTGGAGTgttctccattggagcaagagcaAGTGGGGCCTCTGGTACAGTCATACCGTTTGGAAAAGGCGGGAGTCAGAACATCCAAGGTGTCACCAGCCAGAGCACCCCTTTTGCCTTGGGGAGGGCCAGCATTTCTGCAAGAAAGATTATTTTTGGGGGCCCCTCTATGGCCCCCTTAGCTCAGAGCATCCCTGTCCCTAGGCCAGATAAGACAGGTAGTAGCTTTGGCTTTGGAATTTCCTCTCCACCTGCCCAGGGCTCCTTTGGGAAATGGTCTTTCAATTCATCAGCCCCTTCATTTTCCATTGGTGCAAACCCCAAAACCCCAAAGAGTCGGGAGCACAGTCATTCCCGAAGGCATCATGCCCGCAGGAAATAA
- the ZNF391 gene encoding LOW QUALITY PROTEIN: zinc finger protein 391 (The sequence of the model RefSeq protein was modified relative to this genomic sequence to represent the inferred CDS: inserted 1 base in 1 codon; substituted 3 bases at 3 genomic stop codons) translates to MESLRGNTTQXPVNEEACEGEGLLSRQTECAVLKQSSPGKTAIRRVSVTLKEIFSGERGLESSEFSLSSKFNTHRKLQRGRFLTSRKNSKDDSNLIKHQKLFPEKKSWKCNECGKAFSYQSDLFIHSXTHGGEKPFECNGKAFSYQSDLFIHSXTHGGEKPFECNQCGKTFSPSTHLIEHQRTHTGEKPYECSECGKTFSWSTDLSQYQQTHSQEKPYKCSECGKVFSDRSTIIQHQQIYMGXNPYECSECGKTFSWVSSLTEYQRVHTGEKPHECRECGKGFGHLSLAIHQRTHTGEKPYKCNDCGKAFSQSSTRIRHQQLHTKE, encoded by the exons ATGGAAAGTCTCAGAGGGAATACCACCC GGCCTGTGAATGAAGAAGCCTGTGAAGGTGAGGGCCTGCTATCCAGGCAGACAGAGTGTGCTGTACTGAAGCAGTCTTCCCCTGGGAAAACAGCCATCAGAAGAGTGTCAGTGACTCTCAAAGAGATTTTCTCTGGGGAGAGAGGCCTGGAATCCAGTGAATTTAGTCTAAGCTCAAAATTTAATACACA CAGGAAACTCCAAAGAGGTCGATTCCTCACATCTAGAAAAAACTCCAAAGATGATTCAAACTTAATTAAACACCAAAAACTCTTCCCAGAAAAGAAGTCTTGGAAatgcaatgaatgtgggaaagcctttagttaCCAATCAGATCTTTTTATCCACAGTTAAACTCATGGTGGAGAAAAACCTTTTGAATGCAATGGGAAAGCCTTTAGTTACCAATCAGATCTTTTTATCCACAGTTAAACTCATGGTGGAGAAAAACCTTTTGAATGCAATCAGTGTGGGAAAACTTTTAGCCCAAGTACACACCTGATTGAACATCAGAgaactcacactggagagaaaccttatgaatgcagtgagtgtgggaaaacTTTCAGCTGG AGCACTGACCTTAGTCAGTATCAGCAAACTCACTCTCAAGAAAAACCTTACAAAtgtagtgaatgtgggaaagTCTTCAGTGACCGTTCAACCATAATTCAGCATCAACAAATATACATGGGGTAGAACCCCTatgagtgcagtgaatgtggaaaaaCTTTCAGCTGGGTCTCATCCCTCACTGAATATCAAAGAgtgcacactggagaaaagccacatgaatGCAGAGAGTGTGGGAAGGGCTTTGGTCACTTATCCCTTGCTATTCACCAGAGAACTCACACCGGAGAAAAGCCTTACAAGTGTAACGACTGCGGGAAAGCTTTCAGTCAGAGCTCAACGCGTATCAGACACCAGCAGCTTCACACTAAAGAGTGA